CTGAACAGGATCTGAAGCGTTTTCAGGATCGTTGGAAAGGTCTTCAGCCAAATGAACCCAGTGGCAACTCGGACCTTCCACTTTCCGATGACATGCGTGACGCACTGCGCAGTTTGGGGATGCGGCAACCTGGTACGACGCAGTCTTCCCAGCGAGACTCGTCCGATGCGATCCGTGGTCTACGAGACTCCGGGAACCGTCGGCAAGCCCCGCCTGCGATCCGAGACGCCTTCGAAGCGTTCCGCCGTGGCTTGGCAACGCCATAACGAACCGCAGGTCTTGGTTTTTTTGAAATCGGCTCGCCTTGCGAGGCGATTCTCGCCCATCCTCTTTGATGTCGATAACCGTTTTCCAAACGACGTCGCCCAAAAAGATTCGGCGACCGAGCAGAGCGTGTACGATGGAGTCACCCACAAGCTGAAGCGGAAGACAGATCGTTTCCAATCATGCGGTCAGTGCCAATCGGCGATCGCAACAAGTTGATTGACGATCGGTTCCGTATTCAGCAATACAGTATCCGTACCAATCGGGATGGGTTGAAATGAAAATCCAGGCAGTGTTCGCGTTTCTCGTCCTAGGTGGCGGATTCTTGGTCTCCGATTTTAGCGTTGCGTTCGCTGAACCGGTCGAGGTGCCACCGCTTGTGCTGAAGCCTGACGTTCCGACGTCGACTGAATACAGGAAACAAAAGCTGTCCCTGGCGATGGCTGAGATTGATCTGTATCCCAAGCACACGAAGGACAAACCGGCGGTGCAGGAAATCGCGATGCGGTACCTGGTTCGGGCAGCGCATTTGGAAGCGGAGATGCCCGCCAGTCTTTGTCCTGACGACTGTCGATTCGCCGACGTGATCGCGTTAGCCAAGGAGGTGCTGGAGGCTGGGTCCGCTGATCCGCTGGTGCTGCGTTACAGCGTGGACACCCTGCTTCATCAGGTCGAAGACAGCGTCCTGACCGAAAGAATTGAACAGTCAATCAAGGGATTCGAAGAGTCGAGTTACCCACCGTTGTTCCGCGCCAAGTACGCGGTCGCCAACTTCAATGTGATCCAGCATCGCTCGAAGATGCGGTACCTGATTCCGGTGCTGGAAACCATGCACCAAACGATGCCCGACTATCTCGAGTGGGCGATGGCGAAACCAGGGTGCGAGCGAGCGGTGTATCACAATTTGATTTCCGACATGCAGCTTGGGTTTCAATTCAATCGGATTCGGCCGAGCAAGCTTTTCCGGGAGTGGGTGCCGAAGTACAACTCGCTGGAAAGCAAAGACGAGTGGTTGGCGTTGATGCTAATGGGCAAGCGACACCGAGACATGGCGTGGGCTGCCCGAGGAACTAACTACGCTTACAAAATTGATTCCAAGGACTGGGTGAATTTTAAAAAACAGTACGAAATTGCGATTCGAAACTTTCGGGCTGCGTACGAGCTGCATCCTGAACGACCCGAGAGTGCCGAAGGCATCCTTTGGGGAATTCGTGCAGGCTATGATGGCGAGGAATCCATGTGGGATTGGTTCCAGCGATGCATCGACGCCGAGGTCGATTACGAGTCAGCCTATCACGCGGTGATGTCGGCACTCGAACCACGCTGGGGCGGCAGCAAAAAGGCACGCGAGACCTTTGCCAAGCAGTGTGCGGAAACCGGTCGGTACGACACCACGATTCCTGAGGTCTACTACGATTTTGTGACCGAAGTGGGCCAGGGGGCTGAGTTGTCTAAGCGACTGCGAGCGAATCCCGAAATGTACGTGACGGTGCAAAAGTGTTTGCGAGGGATGATTGATGCTCCGCTGCGTCAGGCCAACCAGGGCAAGAGTGTCGAGCAGGTTCGTTTGTTGACCAATGCGTTGCTGAACGCGATCCGAGCCGATGAATTGGAAGACGCAAAACAGTTGTGGGAAGAACTCGGTGAGGACGCTTCGTCGATTGAAGCGGCTGAAATCTTCAATAGCATCAAAATGGATCCGGCTTACGAAAAGTCTCGCGGACACGCGTACAGTGAGTTTGCTGAACAATTAAAGGTGATCGAACCTCTAACAGTCCGGCGTGACGCTGGCTATGAGATCTCCAAGGTCGTTAACGAAGTTTATCGTGAATTGCTTGCTCGGGGGTCGCCCGAGGCACGACGCTATTTGGAAACCTGGGTGCGGATCACTGACCAGGAAATGAAGTTCTACGAAGGCGAGTGGGTGGATTTGAAATTCGATGATGCGGTGAACACGTGGGTTCGAAACGGCGACTGGAACTTTGTCGACAAGACAACGGTCAACGTCGACAATTTGCTAGGTGACCATTTGACCTACATCCACTCTCGTAGTGTCTTCCCCGATCCAATCGAAATGGAAGTGCAGTTGGACGCGCCCAAACGCCGGATGATGCCGCTGGGGATTCTGCGTGCGGATCCAAAACAACGAATCGCGAAATGGGTCATTTTCGGTGCTCCACTCGGTGGCGGGACTGCCGCGATGAGCAATTGGAAGCTTGCCTACGGAAAGTTTGAGACGCCCCCGCCACAAAAAATTGAGGTCATGAGTTGGGGCAAGGAGTACGTTGAGTTTCGTGTCAACGGTGTTGTTGTACCGAGTCACAATCTGCCCACCTTGAGCGATAATTCCACGATGGTTGGATTGGGACAATTCTTTTGGCGAAACGGCAAGTACGAGGCTTCGTTTAGCAACTTCCGAATCCGCCGAATTCCTTATGACGCACCACCACCGCTAGCGGATGACTCTGCACGCATTGACTATTTCACCAACGCATTGCAGCGGTACCCCAGTCGCCTCGATTATCAACGGCAGCGAGGTGTGGCGTACTATGGAATGGAGCAATGGGAATCGGCGATGGCGGACTTGCAGTCGGTGCGGGGGAAGTTGCTCAGCAACGTTAACATGTGGACGGAGTATCTGGTTGGAAACATCCATTTGAAACTCGATCAGAACAAGTTGGGTGAAGATACTTTGATGGCGTTGTACCGCAATGTTCCCGAACAGCCCGATGCCGCGCAGGCTGCATTCGGCTTTGGAGCAGCATGCGATGTCGTCGAGTTTTTGGCAACTTCCGACCCTTCGAATCAAGGCAATCTGAAGCGGGCCTTGAAACTAGCGAAAGAGGTGCTGGGGAAACACAAAGAGTGCAGCGCATACATCGCTTTGGCGCGGGCTCAGTTTGCTTTGGGGAAGGTCGACGCATCCCAAAAGTCGCTAAAGAAAGCCAGGGCTCTCGCGACTACCGATCACAAAGCGGATCAGGTGGACGAGTTGCAGGCCCAAATCACTGGCACCCCGTGATGTGTCGCGACCAGCCAGATGATCGCAATATAGGCTGCGTCTTGCCATGTAGCGGTTTCGATTCGCTCGTCGAGGTACACTGTTGGTTCAATCGCCACTGAAGTTCGATCCATATTCGAGTTCGGGCATTTAGGGAGTTCGGGTATTTAGGGGTTTGGGGCTACAAGTGATTTTGCATCGACGCCACGTCAATTCATCTCACTGCTAACGATCATCGCGATTGATGACGCTGGTCGATGATCGCGTCATTTGGCGAACGCATTCCCCAGTCACCCGAACTTGGCTTGCATTCTGAACCACCTGTCTTCCGGTATGGCATCGAGTATTTGTACGATGACCAACGGTCGCTTATTAGGTACAAAATCGAGATGAACGGACGGCTCGCTGCCCTTGCTGCTTTTTTCCTCGCTTTGCTAACGACTTGTTGGAGCGGCCCGGCGTGCGCCGGTGATGATGATCTCTCTTTTAAGCAATTGCGGCTTTCCCAGCTGGAACAGCGGATTGCCGAAATCAAATCCTCGCTAGAGGAACTGGCTCCGATCAGCCTGCGCGGTGGCGTTGGGTCTATCGGATTTCGATCGCGGGCCTACGAAGAGGCTGATCATGATATCTGGGTGGAAATCGATCTCGGTGAAGAGTCGCTGATCGAAACGATCGTGTTGGTACCGACCGTTTGGCGTGACACAAAACTTGGATTTGTTGCAGACGGTTTTCCGGTGAAGTTCGATGTCATCGTCGGGGTTGACGGTGATGCCGACGGCGAGGTCATCGGAAGTTACGGGCCACAGGATGCTCTGCTGCCTCGTATCGCTCCGTTGATTGTCCCCTGTCCCAGTCCAACTAACGCGTCCTGGGTGAGGGTGGCGGCGCGAACCTTATCGCCTCGGATTTGGGATCAGCGATACGATTTTCAATTGTCGGAAATCTTTGTATTCCAAGGGGAAGAAAACCTGGCGCTTCACCAGCCTGTTCGCGTTTCCGAAGGTGACGACACCAAGGCTCCCTCACGCCAACGACAATTTCTGGTGGACGGATTTGTTCCGTACTCAA
The Neorhodopirellula lusitana DNA segment above includes these coding regions:
- a CDS encoding tetratricopeptide repeat protein, coding for MKIQAVFAFLVLGGGFLVSDFSVAFAEPVEVPPLVLKPDVPTSTEYRKQKLSLAMAEIDLYPKHTKDKPAVQEIAMRYLVRAAHLEAEMPASLCPDDCRFADVIALAKEVLEAGSADPLVLRYSVDTLLHQVEDSVLTERIEQSIKGFEESSYPPLFRAKYAVANFNVIQHRSKMRYLIPVLETMHQTMPDYLEWAMAKPGCERAVYHNLISDMQLGFQFNRIRPSKLFREWVPKYNSLESKDEWLALMLMGKRHRDMAWAARGTNYAYKIDSKDWVNFKKQYEIAIRNFRAAYELHPERPESAEGILWGIRAGYDGEESMWDWFQRCIDAEVDYESAYHAVMSALEPRWGGSKKARETFAKQCAETGRYDTTIPEVYYDFVTEVGQGAELSKRLRANPEMYVTVQKCLRGMIDAPLRQANQGKSVEQVRLLTNALLNAIRADELEDAKQLWEELGEDASSIEAAEIFNSIKMDPAYEKSRGHAYSEFAEQLKVIEPLTVRRDAGYEISKVVNEVYRELLARGSPEARRYLETWVRITDQEMKFYEGEWVDLKFDDAVNTWVRNGDWNFVDKTTVNVDNLLGDHLTYIHSRSVFPDPIEMEVQLDAPKRRMMPLGILRADPKQRIAKWVIFGAPLGGGTAAMSNWKLAYGKFETPPPQKIEVMSWGKEYVEFRVNGVVVPSHNLPTLSDNSTMVGLGQFFWRNGKYEASFSNFRIRRIPYDAPPPLADDSARIDYFTNALQRYPSRLDYQRQRGVAYYGMEQWESAMADLQSVRGKLLSNVNMWTEYLVGNIHLKLDQNKLGEDTLMALYRNVPEQPDAAQAAFGFGAACDVVEFLATSDPSNQGNLKRALKLAKEVLGKHKECSAYIALARAQFALGKVDASQKSLKKARALATTDHKADQVDELQAQITGTP